A single region of the Streptomyces sp. NBC_00425 genome encodes:
- a CDS encoding LCP family protein — MSAESTPEPGTPGEAGTTSGAADRSGPGGQDGRRGPRHRKQRGDRRKGLLIAAWSAAGVLVLGGTGAGYLYFKLNGNIKSVDIDHALGTSRPTKVDNGSENILVLGSDTRSGANKKLGGGADDGSARSDTAMVVHVYEGHKRASVVSIPRDTLIDRPACTDPKGVTHDAASDVMFNSAYSTGGAACAVKTVEAMSGIRMDHYLEVDFAGFEKLVDELGGVEVTTTKAIDDPDSHLKLDAGTHTLTGGQALGLVRTRHGVGDGSDLGRIQLQQAFIKALVDQVKHIGLFHSGTKLYALADTATKAVTTDSDLGSLNSLMSFAGGLKGISATNMTMVTMPVRYDPSNLNRVLVSEAKAEQVWTALKNDRPVPKAATEGNASGEAAGVVTSS; from the coding sequence ATGTCTGCCGAGAGCACGCCGGAGCCCGGCACACCGGGTGAGGCCGGCACGACGAGCGGGGCAGCCGACCGCAGCGGTCCGGGCGGCCAGGACGGTCGGCGCGGTCCGCGCCACCGAAAGCAGCGCGGCGACAGACGCAAGGGCCTGCTGATCGCCGCGTGGAGCGCCGCGGGCGTCCTGGTGCTGGGCGGCACCGGCGCGGGATACCTGTACTTCAAGCTCAACGGCAACATCAAGAGCGTCGACATCGACCACGCGCTGGGCACGTCGCGGCCCACCAAGGTCGACAACGGCTCGGAGAACATCCTCGTGCTGGGCTCGGACACCCGATCCGGCGCGAACAAGAAGCTCGGCGGCGGCGCGGACGACGGCAGCGCCCGTTCCGACACGGCGATGGTCGTGCACGTCTACGAGGGCCACAAGAGGGCCAGCGTGGTCTCCATACCGCGCGACACCCTCATCGACCGGCCCGCCTGCACGGATCCGAAGGGCGTCACGCACGACGCCGCGTCCGACGTCATGTTCAACTCGGCGTACTCGACGGGCGGCGCGGCCTGCGCGGTCAAGACGGTCGAGGCGATGAGCGGCATCCGTATGGACCACTATCTGGAAGTGGACTTCGCCGGTTTCGAGAAGCTCGTCGACGAGCTCGGCGGCGTCGAGGTCACCACGACCAAGGCGATCGACGACCCCGACAGCCATCTGAAGCTCGACGCGGGCACCCACACGCTCACCGGCGGCCAGGCGCTCGGCCTGGTCCGCACCCGGCACGGCGTGGGCGACGGCTCCGACCTCGGCCGCATCCAGCTCCAGCAGGCCTTCATCAAGGCCCTGGTCGACCAGGTCAAGCACATCGGTCTCTTCCACAGCGGCACCAAGCTGTACGCCCTCGCCGACACCGCCACCAAGGCCGTCACCACCGACTCCGACCTCGGGTCGCTGAACTCCCTGATGTCCTTCGCGGGCGGCCTCAAGGGCATCAGCGCGACCAACATGACCATGGTGACGATGCCGGTCCGGTACGACCCGTCCAACCTCAACCGCGTCCTCGTCTCCGAGGCGAAGGCCGAGCAGGTGTGGACGGCGCTGAAGAACGACCGGCCCGTCCCGAAGGCGGCCACCGAGGGCAACGCCAGCGGCGAGGCCGCCGGGGTCGTGACCTCGTCGTAG
- a CDS encoding trypsin-like serine protease, whose amino-acid sequence MSGGGGRHRRRIRIALPVAAAGLAAAVAGTLFLSSAQAAETPPAPAPAATKSAKELRKLIDVAVSGDETPGQAAKTSLSGSTSVGATKVDPKIIGGTTTTVTRAPWMAQLWYGDDRGTSTTTDDVGFFCGGSVVSPTKILTAAHCVKGYNWQAHGYVVTGSAQLMSDDGSLHGGTGTYVRRQWNHPSYSATTIDNDIAVLTLETPVRATPVKLTTSTDTASYASGTKATLYGWGRTSSTTQDLSETLKTAVLPMRSDATCSDQYGADYRAGHMVCAGTPATGTDAGTTTACNGDSGGPLIVRNAAGQDRIVGVVSWGVTDCVASGAYSVFSKVSAYVGSAYPRVDDTNLSGDHLADLWVRSSSTKTGYEMDSKGASLGARESWGSWSSYNLVLQTDLDRDGVQDLVLRRASDGDVFWRHYVPSSGTWATKLIADNWKTRTQIVAPGDVTGDYLPDLVSVDSAGVLWVYPGNGGGSFAARVKNGTGWNQYDVLRGHGDFTADGRADLIARNKSTGAVYLYRGNGTAASAFAARVKVATWSSATYNAVAAVGDVSGDGVADLLARTPAGALYLYKGTGKATSAIFATRASLGTTFKQYDIFG is encoded by the coding sequence ATGTCCGGGGGCGGCGGCCGGCACAGACGCCGGATACGGATCGCTCTGCCCGTCGCGGCGGCCGGCCTGGCGGCGGCCGTCGCCGGCACGCTGTTCCTGTCGTCCGCCCAGGCCGCCGAGACGCCTCCGGCGCCCGCCCCGGCCGCGACGAAGTCGGCCAAGGAACTGCGGAAGCTGATCGACGTCGCGGTCAGCGGCGACGAGACGCCGGGGCAGGCCGCGAAGACCTCCCTCAGCGGGAGCACGAGCGTCGGCGCCACCAAGGTCGACCCGAAGATCATCGGCGGTACGACGACGACCGTCACCCGCGCACCCTGGATGGCGCAGCTCTGGTACGGCGACGACCGGGGCACCAGCACCACCACCGACGACGTCGGCTTCTTCTGCGGCGGCTCGGTCGTCTCGCCGACGAAGATCCTCACCGCCGCGCACTGCGTCAAGGGCTACAACTGGCAGGCCCACGGCTACGTCGTCACGGGCAGCGCGCAGCTGATGTCCGACGACGGCAGCCTGCACGGCGGGACCGGCACCTACGTCCGCCGGCAGTGGAACCACCCGTCCTACAGCGCCACGACCATCGACAACGACATCGCCGTGCTGACCCTGGAGACCCCGGTCAGGGCCACGCCGGTCAAGCTGACGACGAGCACGGACACCGCCTCGTACGCGAGCGGCACGAAGGCCACGCTGTACGGATGGGGCCGGACCAGCTCCACCACGCAGGACCTCTCCGAGACGCTGAAGACGGCCGTGCTGCCGATGCGGTCGGACGCCACCTGCTCGGACCAATACGGCGCCGACTACCGCGCCGGCCACATGGTGTGCGCGGGCACGCCCGCCACCGGAACCGACGCGGGCACCACCACCGCCTGCAACGGCGACTCCGGCGGGCCGCTGATCGTGCGCAACGCGGCCGGGCAGGACCGGATCGTGGGCGTCGTCTCCTGGGGCGTCACCGACTGCGTTGCGAGCGGCGCGTACAGCGTCTTCAGCAAGGTCTCCGCGTACGTCGGCAGCGCCTACCCGCGCGTCGACGACACCAACCTCAGCGGTGACCATCTGGCCGACCTGTGGGTGCGCAGCTCGTCCACCAAGACCGGGTACGAGATGGACTCCAAGGGCGCCTCGCTGGGCGCCCGCGAGTCCTGGGGCAGCTGGAGCAGCTACAACCTGGTCCTCCAGACCGACCTGGACCGCGACGGCGTCCAGGACCTCGTCCTGCGGCGCGCCTCCGACGGTGACGTGTTCTGGCGGCACTACGTGCCCTCCAGCGGCACCTGGGCGACCAAGCTGATCGCCGACAACTGGAAGACCCGCACCCAGATCGTCGCTCCCGGCGATGTCACCGGCGACTACCTTCCCGACCTGGTCTCCGTCGACTCGGCCGGCGTCCTGTGGGTCTACCCGGGCAACGGCGGCGGCTCCTTCGCCGCGCGCGTCAAGAACGGCACGGGCTGGAACCAGTACGACGTCCTGCGCGGCCACGGCGACTTCACCGCCGACGGCAGGGCGGACCTGATCGCCCGCAACAAGAGCACCGGCGCGGTCTACCTCTACAGGGGCAACGGCACGGCCGCGTCCGCCTTCGCGGCCCGTGTCAAGGTCGCCACCTGGAGCAGCGCGACGTACAACGCCGTCGCAGCCGTCGGGGACGTCAGCGGCGACGGCGTGGCCGACCTGCTGGCCCGTACGCCCGCCGGAGCGCTCTATCTCTACAAGGGCACCGGAAAAGCCACGAGTGCGATCTTTGCCACAAGGGCCTCACTCGGGACGACTTTCAAGCAGTACGACATCTTCGGCTGA
- the rho gene encoding transcription termination factor Rho: MSDTTDLMGARVEETAAAPATDASAPATGAGSRRRRGTGLEGMVLAELQQVASGLGIKGTARMRKSQLIEVIKEAQAGGGAPAKAEDPAAEAKPKRRATSKARTGEAADKKADAAPAEAAAEKAVAQQQIEIPGQPAGADAPTERRRRRATADAGSPETVAAEAKSAPKAETPAPAQTDAQAQPQGDAKSDADGGEGRRRDRRERGRDRGERGDRGERGDRGDRRKGDDQQGGQQQRGGQQGQQQGGGRQGQQQRDNGPQDDDEFGDGRRGRRGRYRDRRGRRGRDEIGAPEPQLADDDVLIPVAGILDILDNYAFIRTSGYLPGPNDVYVSLAQVRKNGLRKGDHVTGAVRQPKDGERREKFNALVRLDSQNGMAPESGRGRPEFNKLTPLYPQDRLRLETDPGVLTTRIIDLVAPIGKGQRGLIVAPPKTGKTMIMQAIANAITHNNPECHLMVVLVDERPEEVTDMQRSVKGEVISSTFDRPAEDHTTVAELAIERAKRLVELGHDVVVLLDSITRLGRAYNLAAPASGRILSGGVDSTALYPPKRFFGAARNIEDGGSLTILATALVDTGSRMDEVIFEEFKGTGNAELKLDRKLADKRIFPAVDVDASGTRKEEILLGAEELAVTWKLRRVLHALDQQQAIELLLDKMKQTKSNGEFLMQIQKTTPSPGNNND; encoded by the coding sequence GTGAGCGACACCACCGATCTGATGGGCGCACGTGTCGAGGAGACCGCTGCCGCGCCCGCCACGGACGCCTCCGCGCCTGCCACCGGTGCAGGCTCCCGGCGACGCCGCGGTACCGGCCTCGAGGGCATGGTGCTGGCCGAGCTGCAGCAGGTCGCATCCGGCCTCGGCATCAAGGGCACCGCGCGGATGCGCAAGAGCCAGCTGATCGAGGTCATCAAGGAGGCGCAGGCGGGCGGCGGCGCCCCGGCCAAGGCCGAGGACCCGGCCGCCGAGGCCAAGCCCAAGCGCCGCGCCACCTCCAAGGCCCGCACGGGAGAGGCCGCCGACAAGAAGGCGGACGCCGCCCCGGCCGAGGCCGCCGCCGAGAAGGCCGTGGCCCAGCAGCAGATCGAGATTCCCGGCCAGCCGGCCGGCGCCGACGCGCCGACCGAGCGCCGTCGCCGTCGTGCCACCGCCGACGCGGGCAGCCCGGAGACGGTCGCCGCCGAGGCGAAGAGCGCCCCGAAGGCCGAGACGCCCGCGCCGGCGCAGACCGACGCCCAGGCCCAGCCGCAGGGCGACGCCAAGAGCGACGCCGACGGCGGCGAGGGCCGTCGCCGCGACCGCCGCGAGCGCGGCCGTGACCGTGGTGAGCGCGGGGACCGCGGCGAGCGTGGAGACCGCGGCGACCGCCGCAAGGGCGACGACCAGCAGGGCGGCCAGCAGCAGCGCGGCGGCCAGCAGGGTCAGCAGCAGGGCGGCGGCCGTCAGGGTCAGCAGCAGCGCGACAACGGCCCGCAGGACGACGACGAGTTCGGCGACGGCCGGCGTGGCCGTCGCGGCCGTTACCGCGACCGCCGTGGCCGCCGCGGGCGCGACGAGATCGGCGCCCCCGAGCCGCAGCTCGCCGACGACGACGTCCTGATCCCCGTCGCGGGCATCCTGGACATCCTGGACAACTACGCGTTCATCCGGACCTCCGGCTACCTGCCGGGCCCGAACGACGTGTACGTCTCGCTCGCCCAGGTCCGCAAGAACGGTCTGCGCAAGGGCGACCACGTCACCGGCGCCGTCCGTCAGCCGAAGGACGGGGAGCGCCGCGAGAAGTTCAACGCGTTGGTCCGCCTGGACTCGCAGAACGGCATGGCGCCCGAATCCGGGCGCGGACGCCCCGAGTTCAACAAGCTGACGCCGCTCTACCCGCAGGACCGGCTCCGTCTGGAGACCGACCCGGGCGTCCTGACGACCCGCATCATCGACCTCGTCGCGCCGATCGGCAAGGGTCAGCGCGGTCTGATCGTGGCCCCGCCGAAGACCGGCAAGACCATGATCATGCAGGCGATCGCCAACGCGATCACGCACAACAACCCCGAGTGCCACCTGATGGTCGTCCTGGTCGACGAGCGTCCGGAAGAGGTCACCGACATGCAGCGGTCGGTCAAGGGCGAGGTCATCTCCTCGACCTTCGACCGTCCGGCCGAGGACCACACCACGGTCGCCGAGCTCGCCATCGAGCGCGCCAAGCGTCTGGTGGAGCTGGGCCACGACGTCGTCGTGCTGCTCGACTCGATCACGCGTCTGGGCCGTGCGTACAACCTCGCCGCCCCGGCCTCCGGCCGCATCCTGTCCGGTGGTGTCGACTCGACGGCCCTGTACCCGCCGAAGCGCTTCTTCGGTGCGGCCCGCAACATCGAGGACGGCGGCTCGCTGACCATCCTCGCCACCGCGCTGGTGGACACCGGGTCCCGCATGGACGAGGTGATCTTCGAGGAGTTCAAGGGCACCGGCAACGCCGAGCTCAAGCTCGACCGCAAGCTCGCCGACAAGCGCATCTTCCCGGCGGTGGACGTGGACGCGTCCGGCACCCGCAAGGAAGAGATCCTGCTCGGCGCCGAGGAGCTCGCGGTCACCTGGAAGCTGCGCCGGGTGCTGCACGCGCTCGACCAGCAGCAGGCGATCGAGCTGCTCCTCGACAAGATGAAGCAGACGAAGTCGAACGGCGAGTTCCTGATGCAGATCCAGAAGACGACGCCGTCGCCGGGCAACAACAACGACTGA